The region CTCTCGACGGCGCTCATCACGGTGGCCACGGTGATGTGGCAGCGCACGCGCGAGGGCTCCGCCGACCCGCGCCCGCTGGTCGGCAAGGCGGTGCAGCAACTCGTGTGGTGCCTGGTCGCCGCCGCCATCCTGCTGATCGCGGTGGGCACGGTGGTCACCGGCGCGGGTCCGCACGCGGGCGACTCCAGCGAGGTCGAACGCATGGCCGTCAACTGGGAGACCGTCGCCAAGCTGCACGCCGTGCTGGCCTGGATCGTGGTCACGTTGACGTTCGCCCTGTGGTTCGTCCTCAAGGCCGTAGACGCCCCCAAGGGGCCGCTCGACCGCACCCGCGAGCTGTTCCTGATCCTGCTCGGCCAGGGTGTCATCGGCTACGTCCAGTACTTCACGGACCTCCCCGAGGCCCTGGTCGGCCTCCACATGTTCGGCTCCTGCCTGGTATGGATCGGCGTCCTGCGGGTCCTGCTGTCGCTGCGCGAACGCCCGGAGGCCGCGGCACAACTGCCGGGGGCTGCCGCGGAATCGGCGCTCACGCGCGCGTAGGCCGTTCGTAGGGGGTCCGGCACCGGTTCACTCCACCCCGTACACCCGCCGCGCGTTCCCCGCCGCGATCAGGCCCGCCACCCGCTGCGCGTCCACGAGCGACCAGGCGCCCTCGGCGACCCAGGTGCCCAGCACCCGGGAAAGCGCCTCACGGAACAGGCGGGCGCCGACGACGTGCAGTTCGGGCAAGCCGTGCGCCCCGCTGGAGAACAGGAGCTTGCCGAAGGGGGCCAGCTCCAGGATCTCGGAGAGGACGGCCGCCGCCCGGGCTCCCGTACGCACCAGCGCGGCACCCAAGTCGGCGTAGACGTGCGGGAAGACCCCGGCGAGGTGCGCCGCGTGACGGTGGTACGGGTAGCCGTGCAGGAGGATGAGATCCGTGCCGAGCCCGGCCGTGGCACGGGCGAAGTCGGTGAGCAGGACGGGGTCGGTGCGGTCGATGCGCAGACCGGGTTCGCCCAGGCCGGCGTGGAGCTGGAGAGGCAGCCCCGAGGCGACCGCGATCCACAGTACGTGGCGCAGCAGGACCGGGTCGCTCAGCGCCCCGCCCACCCGGCGGCCCGCGAGCCAGCGGCCCGCCGCGCCCCGCACCTCTCCCGGTCCTGGCGGCTCGGGCGCGAGCGCCAGACCGTGCCGTCCCCCCGCGACCGACGTGAAGGCGACGGCGTTCGCGGCGGCTCCGTGGACGGACTCGGCGAGATTGGCGAGGAAGGACTCGACGGTGCCCGAGGTGTCCGCGACCTGTTCCGCCAGCAGCTCCAGGCGGACGATCTCATGGGCGTGGGCCGCGCCGGTCGAGGCCATCTCGCCCGGTCCCGTCAGGTCCCCGGGCAGCCCCGTATCGACGAGATACGTCGTGATGCCGCTGCCGCGCAGGAGTCTGCGCCCCGACTCCAGGACGCCGAGTTCGCGGCGCCGGGCCAGATAGCGGGCGGGCGGACAGTGCGGTTCCAGGCCGAGCAGGGGCGGGCACCAGCGGCGTACCGCGAAGCCGGTCTGGGTGTCGAAGAAGGTGGTACCGGGGGCCGGGGGGCCCTCGGTTCTGGCGAGGTGGGCCTCGAAGGTGCCGAGACCCAGCTCCGTCCTCAGTACGCCGTGGCAGTACTGGTCCACCAGGGATGGCGTTTCGATCATCCGGACTCCCCGCGACTGGACCGTTGCGTTCTTCAGGTCCTAACGGGTGAGGCGGGCGTCAGGTGTTGGTGTAGCGCAAGGCGTACCAACAGCTGACGGATGACAGCCGACAGATGACAACTGACGAGTGACAGCCGACGGAAATCAGATGACGGAAATCAGATAACGGATATCAACTGTCAGGTATCAGATGACAGATATCAGCTGTCAGGTGACAGATAACAGATACTGTCAGCCGTCACTTCGGCGCCCCAAGCTGGATCCCCGCCATCCTCTTCCACTCGTACGGCCCCGTCTTGACCTTCGCCGCGAACTCACCGTCGAACGTCTCGTGAACAGTGATCCCGGCCTTCTTCACGGCCTCTTCGGCCAGCGTGAAGGTCGGCGCCACCACGTCCCCCCAGGCACCGTCCGCGCCGACGAGGACGATCCGGGCGCCGCGCTGCCCGAGGTACTCGACGTGCCCCTCGGTCCCGCCGTGCTCCTTGGCGAAGGCGTTGATCCGCTGGGCGAGCTTGGCCGCCTTGCGCTCGGCCTTGACGTCCTGGGCGGCGCCGGTGGTCTCGTCAACCTGCTGCGTGTCTGCCATGTCCAGGATGCTACCGACGGGTAGATCAAACGGCGACGGGCGGGGTACGTGGCTTAGCCCACGTACCCCGCCCGTGAAGATTCGCCGGACGGGCCCTAGCGCAGGAAGGGGTCCACCGCGACCGCCACGAACAGGAGCGACACATAGGTGATGGACCAGTGGAACAGCCGCATCTCCTTGAGCTTCCCGCCGGTCACCTCGGCCTTGGCGCGGTTCTGCAGACCGTGCGCCTCCCACAGCCAGAACCCGCCCGCGCCGAGCGCGACCAGGGTGTAGAACCAGCCCGTGTAGCCGAGCGGGGTGAGCAGCAGCGAGACCGCGACCATCACCCAGCTGTAGATGACGATCTGGCGGGCGACCACCTTGTTGGAGGCGACGACCGGGAGCATCGGCACGCCCACGCGCGCGTAGTCCTCCTTCACCTTCATGGACAGCGGCCAGTAGTGCGGCGGCGTCCAGAAGAACATGACGAGGAAGAGGATGACCGGCGCCCACGACATGGAGTCGGTGACGGACGACCAGCCGATGAGCACCGGGAGGCAGCCGGCGATGCCGCCCCAGACGATGTTCTGGGAGGTGCGCCGCTTGAGGATCATCGTGTAAACGACGACGTAGAAAAGGAGCGCTCCGAGTGACAGCCAGGCGGACAGCCAGTTGACGGTCAGCCCGAACAGCAGGGTCGAGACGACCGCCAGCGTGATCCCGAAGGCCAGACACTCACGCGGGCTGACCATGCCGGTGACCAGTGGGCGCTGCGAGGTGCGCTCCATCAGAGCGTCGATGTCGCGGTCGATGTACATGTTCAGCGCGTTGGCGCCGCCCGCCGACAGAAAACCGCCGAGGCAGGTGAGCAGGACCAGCTTGAGGTCGGGTACACCCTGCTGAGCCAGGAACATCACCGGAACGGTGGTGATCAGCAGCAGTTCGATGATTCGCGGCTTGGTCAGCGCCACGAACGCCTTCACACGGGCCCCGAACGGCCGGTGGCTTGGGCTGCTGCTCGTCCCGAGCACCCCCGCTGGACGGGATTCGACGGCCGTCACGCACACCCCTGACAGAGACATCCCAGCAAGCCTCCGGGTGTGAACTCCCCGTAAAGCTCGCGCGTACCACGCCACTGTAGACGTTGCCTATACCTCGGCCTTCGCGGGGGTGGGGTCGTGTTGGGAGCGGCCGCACCGGGGCGGGAAGAGGGCGTGCACGACGGGCGCGACGGAGCTCGATTGAGCACTCTTACGAGCGGCTCCGTATTCAGTTGCCGAACACGGAACGGACCAGTCGGGAGGCGGATCCCGGAGAGTCCCGGCAGTCTGGAATGACTCGAAAAAACGCACGTACCTACGGGGGTAGGCTCGACAACGGCCGGTGGGCGCCCAGTGCACCGGCATTCGACATGCGTGACATGTGGAGAGGAGCCCTGACCCAGGGTGAGCACCAAGCCGACCACCACAGACCTCGAGTGGACCGAGTTGGACCAGCGGGCCGTCGACACCGCCCGCGTCCTGGCCGCCGATGCCGTACAGAAGGTCGGAAACGGCCATCCCGGTACGGCCATGAGTCTGGCGCCTGCCGCGTACACCCTCTTTCAGAAGGTGATGCGGCACGACCCGGCGGATCCCGACTGGACCGGACGTGACCGCTTCGTGCTGTCCGCGGGCCACTCGTCACTGACCCTCTACACGCAGCTCTACCTGGCCGGGTTCGGCCTGGAGCTGGACGATCTGGAGTCCTTCCGGACGTGGGGCTCCCGCACCCCGGGCCACCCGGAGTACGGGCACACCCCGGGCGTGGAGACCACGACCGGCCCGCTCGGGCAGGGTGTCGCCAACGCGGTGGGCATGGCGATGGCCGCCCGCTACGAGCGCGGTCTGTTCGACCCGGACACGGCGCAGGGCGAGTCCCCCTTCGACCACTTCATCTACGCGATCGCCGGTGACGGCTGCCTCCAGGAGGGCATCTCGCACGAGGCGTCCTCCCTGGCCGGTCACCAGAAGCTCGGCAACCTCGTTCTGCTGTGGGACGACAACCACATCTCGATCGAGGGCGACACCGAGACGGCGGTCTCCGAGGACACCGTCAAGCGGTACGAGGCGTACGGCTGGCACGTGCAGCGCGTCGCGCCGAAGCCGGACGGCGACCTCGACCCGCACGCCATCTACAACGCGATCGAGGCCGCGAAGAAGGTGACGGACAAGCCGTCGTTCATCGCGATGCGCTCGATCATCGCCTGGCCCGCTCCGCACGCGCAGAACACCGAGGCCGCGCACGGCTCGGCGCTCGGCGAGGACGAAGTCGCGGCCACCAAGCGCGTCCTCGGCTTCGACCCGGAGAAGTCCTTCGAGGTCGCGGACGAGGTCCTCGCGCACACCCGCAAGGCTCTCGACCGCGGCCGTGAGGCGAAGGCCGAGTGGGAGAAGGGCTTCCAGGAGTGGCGCACCGCTCAGCCCGAGCGTGCCGCCGAGTTCGACCGGATCGCCGCGTGCGAGCTGCCGGCCGGCTGGGAGGAGAAGCTCCCGGCGTTCGAGGCGGGCAAGGGTGTCGCCACCCGTGCCGCGTCCGGCAAGGTGCTGCAGGCGCTCGGTGCGGTCATCCCCGAGCTGTGGGGCGGCTCCGCCGACCTCGCGGGCTCGAACAACACGACGATCGACCCGAACTCCTCGTTCCTGCCGGCCGACAACCCGCTGCCGGGCGCGAACCCGTACGGCCGCACGATCCACTTCGGCATCCGCGAGCACTCCATGGCCGCGGAGATGAACGGCATCACGCTGCACGGCAACACCCGTGTATACGGCGGCACCTTCCTGGTGTTCTCCGACTACATGCGCAACTCCGTGCGTCTGTCCGCGCTGATGCACCTGCCGGTGACGTACGTGTGGACGCACGACTCCATCGGTCTCGGTGAGGACGGCCCGACCCACCAGCCGGTCGAACACCTGGCCTCGCTGCGCGCCATCCCCGGCCTCAACGTCGTCCGTCCCGCGGACGCCAACGAGACCGCGATCGCCTGGCGCGAGATCCTCAAGCGCTACACGAAGGTCTTCGGCAAGGGCGCCCCGCACGGTCTCGCGCTGACCCGTCAGGGCGTGCCGACGTACGAGGCCGACGAGAACACGGTCAAGGGCGGTTACGTCCGCTTCGAGGCCGAAGGGCCCGGCGGGCAGAGCGCGGAGCCGGAGGTCATCCTCATCGCCACCGGTTCCGAGGTGCACGTGGCGGTGGAGGCGCGCGAGCAGCTCCAGGCCGCGGGCGTCCCGACGCGGGTCGTGTCCATGCCGTGCGTGGAGTGGTTCGAGGAGCAGGACCAGGGGTACCGGGACAGCGTCCTGCCGCCGTCGGTGAAGGCGCGCGTCTCGATCGAGGCCGGTATCGGTCTGACCTGGCACCGGTTCGTCGGGGACGCGGGACGCATTGTTTCGCTGGAGCACTTCGGTGCTTCGGCCGACGGCAAGGTCCTCTTCCGCGAATTCGGCTTCACTGCCGAGAACGTCGCCGACGTCGCCCGGGAATCGATCGCCGCAGCCCAGCGCTGACGCTGAAATACGACACGTAGGAGATGCAATTTCCATGACAGACGCACTCAAGCGCCTCTCCGAGGAAGGCGTCGCGATCTGGCTGGACGACCTGTCGCGCAAGCGGATCACGTCCGGCAATCTCGCCGAACTGATCGACCAGCAGCACGTCGTGGGCGTCACCACCAACCCGTCGATCTTCCAGAAGGCGATCAGCAGCGGCGACGGCTACGAGCAGCAGCTCGCCGAACTCGCCGCCCGCAAGGTCACCGTCGACGAGGCCATCCGCATGATCACGACGGCGGACGTCCGTGACGCCGCCGACATCCTGCGCCCGGTCTTCGACGCGACGCAGGGCCAGGACGGCCGGGTCTCCATCGAGGTCGACCCGCGCCTGGCCCACAACACCACCGCGACCATCGCCGAGGCCAAGCAGCTGGCCTGGCTGGTGGACCGCCCGAACACGCTCATCAAGATCCCGGCGACCAAGGCGGGCCTGCCCGCGATCACCGAGGTCATCGGCAGGGGCATCAGCGTCAACGTCACGCTGATCTTCTCGCTGGAGCGCTACCGCGAGGTCATGGACGCCTACCTGGCGGGTCTGGAGAAGGCGAAGGCCGCGGGCCTGGACCTCTCCAAGATCCACTCGGTGGCGTCCTTCTTCGTGTCCCGCGTGGACACCGAGATCGACAAGCGGCTGGACGCCCTGGGCACCCCCGAGGCCAAGGCCGCCCGCGGCAAGGCGGCGCTCGCCAACGCCCGGCTCGCCTACCAGGCGTACGAGGAGGTCTTCTCCTCCGACCGCTGGGCCGCCCTCGACAAGGCGCAGGCCAACAAGCAGCGCCCGCTGTGGGCGTCGACCGGCGTCAAGGACCCGGCGTACAAGGACACCCTGTACGTCGACGAGCTGGTGGCGCCGAACACGGTGAACACCATGCCGGAGGCCACCCTGCAGGCCACCGAGGACCACGGCGACATCACCGGCAACACCATCGCCGGTACGTACGAGCAGTCCCGCGCCGAGCTCGACGCGGTCGAGAAGCTCGGGATCTCGTACGACGACGTGGTCCAGCTCCTGGAGGACGAGGGCGTCGAGAAGTTCGCGGCGTCCTGGAACGACCTGCTCAAGTCCACAGAGGCGGAGCTCAAGCGCCTCGCCCCTTCGGAGGGCTGAAACCTTGTCAAGCAGCAACCCGCTGCGTGACCCCGCAGACCGACGGCTCCCGCGTATCGCGGGGCCGTCGGGCCTGGTCATCTTTGGCGTCACGGGCGATTTGTCACGTAAAAAGCTGATGCCTGCTGTGTACGACCTCGCCAACCGCGGGCTGCTGCCGCCGGGCTTCTCGCTCGTCGGCTTCGCCCGCCGCGAGTGGAAGAACGAGGACTTCGCCCAGGTGGTCCACGACGCCGTCAAGGAACACGCCCGTACGGAGTTCCGCGAGGAGGTCTGGCAGCAGCTCATCCAGGGGATGCGCTTCGTCCAGGGCACCTTCGACGACGACGACTCGTTCGAACGGCTGCGCGCCACGATCGACGAGCTGGACAAGGCGCAGGGCACGGGCGGCAACTTCGCCTTCTACCTCTCCGTGCCGCCGTCCGCCTTCCCGGTGGTCATCCAGCAGCTGAAGAAGCACCACCTGGCCGACCAGTCGAACGGCTCCTGGCGGCGCGCGGTCATCGAGAAGCCCTTCGGCCACGACCTGAAGTCGGCCGAGGAACTCAACGCGATCGTGCACGAGGTCTTCTCCTCGGACCAGGTCTTCCGCATCGACCACTACCTCGGCAAGGAGACCGTCCAGAACATCCTGGCGCTCCGCTTCGCCAACACCATGTTCGAGCCGATCTGGAACCGGTCCTTCGTCGACCACATCCAGATCACCATGGCCGAGGACATCGGTATCGGCGGCCGGGCCGGCTACTACGACGGCATCGGCGCCGCCCGGGACGTCATCCAGAACCACCTGCTCCAGCTGATGGCCCTGACGGCCATGGAGGAGCCCTCGTCGTTCGACGCGGACGCGCTCGCCGCCGAGAAGACCAAGGTGCTCGGCGCAGTGCGGATCCCGAAGGACCTGGGGCGCGACACCGTCCGCGGGCAGTACGCGGCCGGCTGGCAGGGCGGCGAGAAGGCCGTCGGCTACCTGCAGGAAGACGGTATCGACCCCAAGTCGAAGACCGACACCTACGCCGCGATCAAGGTGGAGGTCGACAACCGCCGCTGGGCGGGCGTCCCCTTCTACCTGCGCACCGGCAAGCGGCTCGGCCGCCGCGTCACCGAGATCGCGGTCGTCTTCCAGCGCGCCCCGCACTCCCCCTTCGACCACACGGCGACGGAGGAGCTGGGCCAGAACGCGATCGTCTTCCGCGTCCAGCCCGACGAGGGCGTCACGGTCCGCTTCGGCTCCAAGGTGCCCGGCACCTCGATGGAGATCCGGGACGTCTCCATGGACTTCGCCTACGGCGAGTCCTTCACGGAGTCGAGCCCGGAGGCGTACGAGCGCCTGATCCTGGACGTCCTGCTGGGCGACTCGAACCTCTTCCCGCGCACCGAGGAGGTCGAGCTGTCCTGGAAGATCCTCGACCCGATCGAGCAGTACTGGGACAAGCACGGCAAGCCCGCGCAGTACCCCGCGGGCACATGGGGCCCCGTCGAGGCCGACGAAATGCTCGAGCGAGACGGACGGAGCTGGCGTCGCCCATGAAGATAGACCTCACGGACACCACGGCCAGCAAGATCAACAAGGCGCTGGTGCAGGGCCGCCGCGCCATCGGCACCCCCGCCGTCGGCATGGTGCTCACCCTCGTCATCGTCACCGACGAGGAGAACGCCTACGACGCCCTGAAGGCCGCCAACGAGGCGTCCCGCGAGCACCCCTCGCGCACCCTCGTGGTCATCAAGCGTGTCTCCCGCTCGCTCCGCGACCGCACGAAGTCCCGCATCGACGCCGAGGTGCGGGTCGGCGCGGACGCGGGCACCGGCGAGACGGTCGTGCTGCGGCTGTACGGCGAGGTCGTCGACCACGCCGACTCGGTCGTCCTGCCGTTGCTGCTGCCGGACGCGCCGGTCGTCGTCTGGTGGCCGGTGAGCGCGCCGCTCGACCCGGCCAACGACCCGCTCGGAAAGCTGGCCCAGCGCCGCGTCACCGACACCTACGCCGCCGAGGCGCCCGTACGCGAGCTCAACGCGCGTGCCGACGCCTACACGCCCGGGGACACCGACCTCTCCTGGACCCGCATCACGCCCTGGCGCTCGATGCTGGCCGCCGCCCTCGACCAGGTCATCTGTGACGTGAACGCGGTCGAGGTGGAGGGCGAGGAGTTCAACCCGAGCGTGGAGCTGCTCGCCATGTGGCTCGCGGACCGGCTGGACGTCCCCGTCAAGCGGTCCAAGTCCGCCGGCCCCGGCCTGACCGGCGTCCGCATGGAAACGAGCTGCGGCCCGATCGCCCTGGACCGCGCCGACGGCACCCTGGCGACCCTCTCCATCGAGGGCCAGCCCGACCGTGCGGTGGCGCTCAAGCGCCGCGACACCTCGGAGCTGATCGCGGAGGAGCTGCGCCGGCTCGACCCGGACGACACCTACGCGTCGGCGCTGCGGTACGGGGTGGACCGGCTGAACGGGGCGACGGCCGAGGCCGTCGAGGAGGAGCCGGCCACGGCGAAGGCGGCCGCCAAGACCGCCGCCGCCAAGACACCCGCGAAGAAGGCCCCCGCGAAGGTCCCTGCGAAGAAGGCGGCCTCCGAGTGAACACTCCGCAGCTCGTCGTGCACCGCGACAAGGAGCTGATGGCCCAGGCCGCCGCGGCCCGGCTGATCACCAAGGTCGTGGACGCGCAGGCCTCGCGCGGCTACGCCTCGGTGGTCCTCACCGGCGGGCGCAACGGCAACGGGCTCCTCGCGGCGCTCGCGGCCGCGCCCGCCCGGGACGCCATCGACTGGGGCCGTATCGACCTGTGGTGGGGTGACGAGCGGTTCCTGCCCGAGGGCGATCCGGACCGCAACGACACCCAGGCCCGTGCGGCACTGCTGGACTCGGTGCCGGTGGACCCCGCGCGCGTGCATGCGATGCCCGCGTCCGACGGTCCGTACGGCACCGACGTGGACGCGGCGGCGGAGGCTTACGCGGCCGAGCTCGCGAAGGCCGCGGGCCCCGAGAACCACGGTTCCGTGCCCTCGTTCGACGTCCTGATGCTGGGCGTCGGCCCGGACACCCACGTGGCCTCGCTCTTCCCGGAGCTGCCCGCGGTCCGTGAGACGGAGCGGACGGTGGTGGGCGTGCACGGCGCCCCCAAGCCTCCGCCGACCCGGGTCACGCTCACCCTGCCCGCGATCCGTTCCGCCCGTGAGGTCTGGTTGCTGGCGGCCGGCGAGGACAAGGCGCAGGCCGCGGCGATCGCCCTCTCGGGCGCGGGCGAGGTGCAGGCCCCGGCGGCCGGCGCCCACGGCCGCTCCCGCACCCTGTGGCTCCTGGACGCGGCGGCGGCCTCCCAGCTGCCGCGCTCGTTGTACCCGCCGGCTTCGGCCTGAGCCGTACCCGGGGCTCCGCCCCGGACCCCGTTCGCGCAGTTGCCCGCGCCCCTGAAAAGGGGCGCGGGCAACTGCGCGGTCTTTTGGCCCCTCACTTCACCGACCCGGCCATCACCCCTTGCACGAAGTGCCGCTGGAACGCGAAGAACACCATCACCGGAACGATCAGCGACAGAAACGCCCCCGGCGCCAGCACATCGATATTGCTGCCGAACTGCCGTATCTGGGACTGGAGTTCGACCGTCAGCGGCTGCGCTGAACTGTCGGCGAACAGCAGGGCGACCAGCATGTCGTTCCACACCCACAGGAACTGGAAGATGGCCAGGCTCGCGATGGCCGGACGTCCGACCGGCAGCACCAGCTGGGTGAAGATGCGCCACTCGCCGCCTCCGTCCATCCGGGCGGCCTCCAGCATCTCCTTCGGCATCTCCGCGAAGTAGTTGCGCAGCAGGAAGATGGCGAACGGCAGCCCGTAGGAGACGTGGAAGAGCACGACACCGGGAATCGTGCCGAACAGCCCCAGCGCGCCGAAGAGTTTGGCGACCGGCAGCAGCCCGATCTGGACCGGCACCACCAACAACGCCACCACGACAAGGAAGATCGTGTCCCGGAAGGGGAACTCCAGCCAGGCGAAGGCGTATCCGGCGAGCGCCGCGATCACCACGACGAGGACGGTGGCCGGCACGGAGATCAGCACGGTGTTCCAGAACGCCCGCGTCATTCCCGCATTGCCCAGGAGGGCGGAGTAGTTGTCGAAGGAGAGCTGACCGGGGCTGGTCAGCACCGTCCACCAGCCTCCCTCGGCGGTGTCCTGCGCCGAGCGCATCGAGGAGAGGAAGAGGCCTGCGAGCGGGGTGACCCAGACCAGGCCGACGATCACCAGGAACGCCTGCACCAGGCCGTTG is a window of Streptomyces sp. NBC_00271 DNA encoding:
- the zwf gene encoding glucose-6-phosphate dehydrogenase, with amino-acid sequence MSSSNPLRDPADRRLPRIAGPSGLVIFGVTGDLSRKKLMPAVYDLANRGLLPPGFSLVGFARREWKNEDFAQVVHDAVKEHARTEFREEVWQQLIQGMRFVQGTFDDDDSFERLRATIDELDKAQGTGGNFAFYLSVPPSAFPVVIQQLKKHHLADQSNGSWRRAVIEKPFGHDLKSAEELNAIVHEVFSSDQVFRIDHYLGKETVQNILALRFANTMFEPIWNRSFVDHIQITMAEDIGIGGRAGYYDGIGAARDVIQNHLLQLMALTAMEEPSSFDADALAAEKTKVLGAVRIPKDLGRDTVRGQYAAGWQGGEKAVGYLQEDGIDPKSKTDTYAAIKVEVDNRRWAGVPFYLRTGKRLGRRVTEIAVVFQRAPHSPFDHTATEELGQNAIVFRVQPDEGVTVRFGSKVPGTSMEIRDVSMDFAYGESFTESSPEAYERLILDVLLGDSNLFPRTEEVELSWKILDPIEQYWDKHGKPAQYPAGTWGPVEADEMLERDGRSWRRP
- a CDS encoding COX15/CtaA family protein, with translation MGRVPNVTRADAVAFARNPLALIAERWTPTSRTVRRAALAALVMSVVIVVTGGAVRLTGSGLGCPTWPKCTDDSLTTTSAMGFHGVIEFTNRMLTYVLCAAVGWAIIAARSEKPWRRDLTRLGWAQFWIVMSNAILGGIVVLVGLNPYTVAAHFLLSTALITVATVMWQRTREGSADPRPLVGKAVQQLVWCLVAAAILLIAVGTVVTGAGPHAGDSSEVERMAVNWETVAKLHAVLAWIVVTLTFALWFVLKAVDAPKGPLDRTRELFLILLGQGVIGYVQYFTDLPEALVGLHMFGSCLVWIGVLRVLLSLRERPEAAAQLPGAAAESALTRA
- a CDS encoding carbohydrate ABC transporter permease — protein: MNALRRGLGNGLVQAFLVIVGLVWVTPLAGLFLSSMRSAQDTAEGGWWTVLTSPGQLSFDNYSALLGNAGMTRAFWNTVLISVPATVLVVVIAALAGYAFAWLEFPFRDTIFLVVVALLVVPVQIGLLPVAKLFGALGLFGTIPGVVLFHVSYGLPFAIFLLRNYFAEMPKEMLEAARMDGGGEWRIFTQLVLPVGRPAIASLAIFQFLWVWNDMLVALLFADSSAQPLTVELQSQIRQFGSNIDVLAPGAFLSLIVPVMVFFAFQRHFVQGVMAGSVK
- a CDS encoding heme o synthase: MCVTAVESRPAGVLGTSSSPSHRPFGARVKAFVALTKPRIIELLLITTVPVMFLAQQGVPDLKLVLLTCLGGFLSAGGANALNMYIDRDIDALMERTSQRPLVTGMVSPRECLAFGITLAVVSTLLFGLTVNWLSAWLSLGALLFYVVVYTMILKRRTSQNIVWGGIAGCLPVLIGWSSVTDSMSWAPVILFLVMFFWTPPHYWPLSMKVKEDYARVGVPMLPVVASNKVVARQIVIYSWVMVAVSLLLTPLGYTGWFYTLVALGAGGFWLWEAHGLQNRAKAEVTGGKLKEMRLFHWSITYVSLLFVAVAVDPFLR
- the opcA gene encoding glucose-6-phosphate dehydrogenase assembly protein OpcA; this encodes MKIDLTDTTASKINKALVQGRRAIGTPAVGMVLTLVIVTDEENAYDALKAANEASREHPSRTLVVIKRVSRSLRDRTKSRIDAEVRVGADAGTGETVVLRLYGEVVDHADSVVLPLLLPDAPVVVWWPVSAPLDPANDPLGKLAQRRVTDTYAAEAPVRELNARADAYTPGDTDLSWTRITPWRSMLAAALDQVICDVNAVEVEGEEFNPSVELLAMWLADRLDVPVKRSKSAGPGLTGVRMETSCGPIALDRADGTLATLSIEGQPDRAVALKRRDTSELIAEELRRLDPDDTYASALRYGVDRLNGATAEAVEEEPATAKAAAKTAAAKTPAKKAPAKVPAKKAASE
- a CDS encoding amidohydrolase family protein, which translates into the protein MIETPSLVDQYCHGVLRTELGLGTFEAHLARTEGPPAPGTTFFDTQTGFAVRRWCPPLLGLEPHCPPARYLARRRELGVLESGRRLLRGSGITTYLVDTGLPGDLTGPGEMASTGAAHAHEIVRLELLAEQVADTSGTVESFLANLAESVHGAAANAVAFTSVAGGRHGLALAPEPPGPGEVRGAAGRWLAGRRVGGALSDPVLLRHVLWIAVASGLPLQLHAGLGEPGLRIDRTDPVLLTDFARATAGLGTDLILLHGYPYHRHAAHLAGVFPHVYADLGAALVRTGARAAAVLSEILELAPFGKLLFSSGAHGLPELHVVGARLFREALSRVLGTWVAEGAWSLVDAQRVAGLIAAGNARRVYGVE
- the tal gene encoding transaldolase gives rise to the protein MTDALKRLSEEGVAIWLDDLSRKRITSGNLAELIDQQHVVGVTTNPSIFQKAISSGDGYEQQLAELAARKVTVDEAIRMITTADVRDAADILRPVFDATQGQDGRVSIEVDPRLAHNTTATIAEAKQLAWLVDRPNTLIKIPATKAGLPAITEVIGRGISVNVTLIFSLERYREVMDAYLAGLEKAKAAGLDLSKIHSVASFFVSRVDTEIDKRLDALGTPEAKAARGKAALANARLAYQAYEEVFSSDRWAALDKAQANKQRPLWASTGVKDPAYKDTLYVDELVAPNTVNTMPEATLQATEDHGDITGNTIAGTYEQSRAELDAVEKLGISYDDVVQLLEDEGVEKFAASWNDLLKSTEAELKRLAPSEG
- the tkt gene encoding transketolase; the protein is MSTKPTTTDLEWTELDQRAVDTARVLAADAVQKVGNGHPGTAMSLAPAAYTLFQKVMRHDPADPDWTGRDRFVLSAGHSSLTLYTQLYLAGFGLELDDLESFRTWGSRTPGHPEYGHTPGVETTTGPLGQGVANAVGMAMAARYERGLFDPDTAQGESPFDHFIYAIAGDGCLQEGISHEASSLAGHQKLGNLVLLWDDNHISIEGDTETAVSEDTVKRYEAYGWHVQRVAPKPDGDLDPHAIYNAIEAAKKVTDKPSFIAMRSIIAWPAPHAQNTEAAHGSALGEDEVAATKRVLGFDPEKSFEVADEVLAHTRKALDRGREAKAEWEKGFQEWRTAQPERAAEFDRIAACELPAGWEEKLPAFEAGKGVATRAASGKVLQALGAVIPELWGGSADLAGSNNTTIDPNSSFLPADNPLPGANPYGRTIHFGIREHSMAAEMNGITLHGNTRVYGGTFLVFSDYMRNSVRLSALMHLPVTYVWTHDSIGLGEDGPTHQPVEHLASLRAIPGLNVVRPADANETAIAWREILKRYTKVFGKGAPHGLALTRQGVPTYEADENTVKGGYVRFEAEGPGGQSAEPEVILIATGSEVHVAVEAREQLQAAGVPTRVVSMPCVEWFEEQDQGYRDSVLPPSVKARVSIEAGIGLTWHRFVGDAGRIVSLEHFGASADGKVLFREFGFTAENVADVARESIAAAQR
- the pgl gene encoding 6-phosphogluconolactonase produces the protein MNTPQLVVHRDKELMAQAAAARLITKVVDAQASRGYASVVLTGGRNGNGLLAALAAAPARDAIDWGRIDLWWGDERFLPEGDPDRNDTQARAALLDSVPVDPARVHAMPASDGPYGTDVDAAAEAYAAELAKAAGPENHGSVPSFDVLMLGVGPDTHVASLFPELPAVRETERTVVGVHGAPKPPPTRVTLTLPAIRSAREVWLLAAGEDKAQAAAIALSGAGEVQAPAAGAHGRSRTLWLLDAAAASQLPRSLYPPASA